The sequence GTCTGcttcctcacacacacgtgcagccCGTCCCCGCTGGATCGCACCGAATCGCTGTCGGGACGCCATTGCTGCGATATGTTCATGGCACACTCGCCATAACCCGCGACTCTGCACAGGGTTCACAGGCCTCCGTGGGCAAgggcagagaaagggggggatgacgacgacatcCCAGACTCCGTTGCAACCGCCCAACTGCGTCAGTAGcactgccccctccctcgaaGCCGCACATGCATCACCGAAATCCGCAGCTTCGAGAAGTTCGTCAACGATACTAGTGAAGAGGACCCATTTCCATGAATACCAGAATCATCCCGCCATGCATCAACAGAGAGCCGCCAGCGACCTCTACTAGCGCACGCCGTGTACACGCCAAGAAGATAGCGATAGAAGCGTGCTGATGTGTAGGTAATTGCGCCCAacggcgctctctctccccccccccgccccctcaccTCCGGATCcatgctgccggtgctgtaCTCAGCTGGTCGTGTGCGTGACAGCAACCGCGGACGGCGCGCCAGGAAAGCGGTTTGACAAATCCGCGACAAACTAAAGTGACGGCGACGTGGTGAAGTACGCAGAGACACAGGTTGGAGAACAGGATGCGTTCGGGGTAGTGGTGCGCGCATGCATGCAGCTGCTACCTCGCGCTTTCTGTGTCACGCACCCGTCAGGGGCACTTTCACATtcacatgcacgcacagcaCTACAGTGTGTGCCGTCGAGACCCACTCACCGCCAGCGAGTCGGCCATCTCGTTGCCGTGCACCTTCGCGTGGCCTCGCACGTGAATCAGCTCAATGCCTTCACTCTTGTTGTTGTGGGTGTTGTGGCAcgtgtgccgcagcggctctACGAGGTCTGCCTCGCCGCAGTGCCCGCCGTGCCAtcgctgcgtgcgctgctggtcgTACTGCTGCCTCGCGTAAAGCGTGTTGTACCGGTCGCGCAGCCGGATCAGTTGCTTCCACAGGTCTTGGTTCTGCACTGGCCCCTTCGTCGACAGCAGAAAACCATTCTGCACCCACGCCTTCGCGTGCCGGGTGAGCCCGTCAATGACGTAGCGGCTGTCTGTGTAGATGATAAGATGCAGAAGTGGTCGTGAGAAGTCGCTGAGGGGCCACGCGGATGGGTCGACGCGGTGGgtcgcctccagcgcatcTGCAGGGGCGCCGGCATCGATGAACGCCTGAACAATCGCGTGTATGACAGCGCGCAGCTCTCCACGGTTGTTCGTCTGAGACTCCGTCAGCGGCACCGCACACGAGAAGTTGCGGGGATCTGACAGGGAGCCGTAGTACCCACCGTAGCCAGCCCGCGCTTGGGAAGTGCCATTGTGGCTGCACGCACCGTCCACGTAGACCACCACGAAAGTCCCGGATGGACTTGtcatggcggtggtggcaggcgGGCGCGAGGCTGCCATCGAAGGAGTCGCTGCAGAAAGAAAGGTCGATGTAGAGGACaacgcaggaggagaggcggcaaTCTGTGCGTGATCCgcacggcgccgtcgcgccTGCCGCAGTGTCACCGCGTCTTCTCCTGTTAAGAAGCCGTCACTCGTCTCCCGTTTCAGCCGCCCCTTGAAAGCACTGCTTCCGAGGGCGTCATTCTTGCGACTGGCTGGATACGGGGCAGTGACAgagtcgctgccgccgccgccgtcaacGTTCACTGCGGGGCCAGTAAAGGGTAGCGGATGAGCGGCTAAGAAGCCTCTGGCCTCGTCCAAAGTCTGGAAGCCTCTGTAGATGCTTCCTGGATACCCAGTCACCTGCTCAGAACATTGCGCCCATGTCGAGTAAATCCCACGCGCCTTGCCAACGGCCACAGCGTAGAAAGACGGCTTCATGCGAAACTTACAAGATACGCGGGTGGAATCGGCAggaacggcggcagcagtggtggcgacgtTTACTGCTAACAAAGGGAAAGACACCGgttggagagagaaagcttTGCAGGTGTTCGAGCCTGCCGGGCACCACAAGTGACCTATAGCCTGTCCCTCATGCTCCAGTGTTGGCTTCGCGTGCGGCCTGCGCGCATTCGATGTCGTTTCTGGTCTCCTCCAGTGTGCCCTGCCGCCCAGAACAACCGCGCTGGACGATACCAGGAGACTCACTGACGAGTCAAGCACACGAAATAAAgcgaagcggctgcagcaccgccacgtTATACAGCTTTGGCAGCCGGTGCCTCACCTGAGGACAGTGATTAACAGGGCAGGTGGACACGTCAGCAACGATCGAGAAAGCAGATGCACACCGTACACCACCTTCGGAGAAGAAGACACGATGGTGCCGGGGGGGTCCTGACGAGCGTGTGCTAAGACGGCGACGAGAACGGCGAAAGTGACAACAGCAGTGATAAAACAACAGAGTAGCACTATGAAGAGACCCAAACGAAGATAcgtgtgctcctcctcgcatGCAAATGCacttcgctgctgcacgtgcgtgcgtctgtgtgcgtgtgtgctaAGTTGTATGTTTGCGACCCCGTATCGCTCTGCttgtaagagagagagaccccaAGAAGTGGTCGGGGAGGGTGATGCGTAcgtagaggagggggaggtgaagtgcaaagaaaagcgagtGCTgatttgcccccccccccccagtcTCAGTGAAGCAACCGGCTGTACACCCTTTCCactgccctcttcctctcctttgccgcTTTATGTGATCAAAGCTTGCAGGGCAGATGTGGCTTGCAGAGGTCATCAAccagaagaagagagggggcacGTCGGTGCATCGGCGCTGTGCGGGGCTTCTGCACAAGGGTGTCGGTGAGGTGTGAAGAAGCGAAGAGCAGTGCGTGGTGAATGGCCGTAGCCAAGAAGACTGCTGCGGTCTGAGGCACCCATatggggaagaagaaaagaacgCACGGGCATAAGGCCCACACGCATAAGCCTACAGACGCACACGGAGACGCACACCCAGACAGCGTCGTACCTGCCGTCGTGgtagccccccccctcccgccgaCTCACTTTGTATTAGAGCGGTGCacccctcctcactctccaTGGTCATCATGCCGATGCCTTGCCTTTTGCTAAACGCACGCTTTCATACTGATGGAGATTTGACAGGACACACGAAACGCGCATAAACAAACCACCGCCGCGTTCTCTTAGCTTCGGTGAGTCCAGAGAAAATCCGGAGCGTGATGTCGTGTGGCTGTTCGTCCAtctcttgtctctctgtctcacACACAGGCGGCTTATGCCGTTGCACTTCGTAGCGATAGATGAGTtcaagaagggaaagagatcAAtcaggaagagaggtggggtggggggtagATGAAGAGCCGTGAGTCCAGGAGCTGCAGTAGCAACGAGAACgcacagaagaagagcgaagagagtCCGCATGAGAGAAATAAGTTAGCGTTGTAGAAGCGAAGTAAAGCGCCACTCACAACTGACTCTCCCCCCGCAccctttctcttcacacgcctctcttttcgttggGTCGTTGCTGCCAGCCCATTCACCCACTCTTTTCTAAGCCACGCACCTGTATTCTCCTATGCGGTTGCGTGAGACAGCACCGGTGAACATGTGCGTACGTGATCCACACTCTGTAGAAGCGGGGAagcggcacacacatacgcacgcacagaggcgGCAGTACCCTCCGTGCGAGGAATGTGAGTAGGGTGGGGGTGCCGTGGAGCGGGTCAgttagcagcagcagcaggagcgccgcggcaccgaggaaaagaagcgacAAGAAAAGGCAGGAGCGAGacaacagagaaaggagcgcgtgtgtgcgtgtgacggTGGATACTGCGCAGGCTCATCTCTTCATcctccgctcctcctccggcgtcATTCTTCACTTCACCTGCGCGGGAGTACACACCCCCTTGTGCACCTTCCAGTCCGCCTTCTGGCACTCGACGCTGCAATACTTGGCCACCTTGCATCGACTGCAGCGCTGAAGTGGtactgccgtcgtcgtcgcagcagcagcagcggtcgaAGCAGCGCTTCGCACCCCTTTGTGACAGTGAAAGCACCCGTTGGGGCTCACCATCTCCTGGGCCATGGTGGCATCTTCCATGTCCATCAGGTAACTCGCCTTCGCCACTGCTTCGCAGTTGGCGGAGTTGCacacctgctgcggcaggtcTTCCACACGTGGGGGGAAGGTCTCGGCGAAGAGCATCGTGTGGTGAATCAgccgcgtcgccggcgctgccttgcatgtgcagcacagcgcatCTCCGCCGGTCAGCTGCTCGAGAATAGTGGAACTGACTTCCTCGATGGCCTTGTTCACATCACGCCGATACGTCTCCTGCGTGCGCTTGTCGATGTTGGTAGAAAACTGGAACTCCTTCTCCCCTACGGTGACGTGGTAGATGTGGAGCACCATCGGGAGtgtgggaaggagggggggccgGGAGGCTAGCAGGAAACCTAGAAAAGGATGACGTTCACATGTGTATGGttacacacgcgcgcatgaGTAcatgtgggtgggtgggtgttgcgaggaaggagagggcagagTAAAAGACGAGAGTGGCAGCAAAGCAGTAGGGGAACAGTCGACTCCTTGAAGGTGTGGTGACATGCACACCCCTTCACTGGCGATGGATGTCAACATCCCCCTCCTATGAtgcgaaggagaaagagcgggtggaggaaggaagggtcGTGCGGTGTTGGTGCCGGTGGCGAATGCAAATCAGGAGGAGAGGCCGGGATCGACTTACGCAACACCCGCACATGTGCCCCATTAAGCATTGAATTGAAGGGGTATTTCTCGTCTCGCCTTTCTCCGAAATTCCTTTCAGTGGGTTCTTGGGTTCGTGGGAATGCGTGtggttgtctctctctctctctcattgaCCACCATCCTCGCCTCTTGCAGATGCGCGCGCACGGACAGGAAGGCGATCTAAAAAGGCGAATCAGACACAGGAaaggtaagagagagagagagagagacaaccaCACGCGCCCacaccttccctccctccctcccacaccGTCGTGCCGAGTGGCCATAGCGGCAGCGCGGTATGGCCTGCAAAAGAAAGGGCACAACCACCACAAAAAACGACAAAAAGAGGCGGGGCAGAGAGGTCGCAAAGACCGGTAGGTGCTCGGAGTACTCCGaacaaagcagaaaagcCCGTCGGCACCGGCAACCAGgcaagaggggagaggctcCGTTTCACGTCAATGggcagcacagacacacgcacacacggacaCGAACGcttacgtgtgtgtgtgtgcctcttttGCTGAAATGCATCActtgcctttctttttttccgcGGTTCCATCCCGATTCCCTTCGTTGGCCCTTCGCATTTGACTTGCCTCATGAGACGCAGGGTGTTTCCTCTGGCCTCCTTCAGAGGAAACACCAGGGCCGCTACGTTAGCTGTGCCGCTGAAGAttgtgagggagggagttaGCACCATATTCAGGATGAGACGATATACATTACAGCAGAGGTGCAATGTAGCACCTCAAACGTACgcccacagccgcagctgccccCTCCACAGACACAGGCTGGCTGTGCTGGCCCACGGTCGGGACTACAACTGCCACGGCGCATTCCCGATTTAAGCGATGACGAGCACACCAAAGgcaaaaagaggaaaaagaagaagaaaagactCGGAGGCACGCGACTTCGTCTGCTTAGGTGGGCAGACGGGGTGGGGAGTGAGGGTGTCCGGAAACCCAAACAAAAAAGCGTCGCGTCCATCTGTGGGCGCGCTCCGCtaggaggagaaaggggccGGCtacgagagagagtgagagagagagatgacggTCCCTTAGAGACTGTCGACGATGTCGTTCGCtctgaggaaggggagagtaGAAAGAAGGCGAAGGTGCAAAGGCACTGCTGCAACACCCCGCCAATGCCTCCTCACCCACGCGCCCACATGCTACTTGCTAGACATGTGTCCTCTCACCATcccgctgtgtgtgtgtgtagggggaCCTCTGTAAGCGGCCCCTCAGCCTTTCAGTCGCACTCGCACACTCACCCCTTATTGGTGCAACTTGCTGATTGGCCCCCCGGCTTCGCAGTGCTGAGTTTGGTGCAGTGACCCCCACCCTGCCTCATGATGGTGTTGCCGCTGACGTCCATGTCGTCGCAGATACGCACGGCCGGCACCAGCACAAAGGTCAGCGGCACAATTAGCATCGGCAAGAGGATGTGGCCCACCAAGAGCAGCATCGGCACATTCGAGAAGCCACCCGTGCCCTTCGTCGTGGTGGGCCACTTGAACTCTATCAGTAGGGAGCCCACCGTGTTCGACAGGGAGGCGCCAAGGTTGCCGAAGTCGGCAACCAGCGCGTACACCATGCTCTCGGTGCCGCGGGGGCAGATGCGAGACAGCAACACCACCGTTGGCATCCAGGCGAGGTAGTAACTCACCTCGTACACGATGGCATCGCCTAAGAGGTACATAGCGTGCTCTGGGGTGCCAATGTGCAGGTtccagcgctgcgcgaggaTGATGTCGAAGACGGAGGCGAGCACCTGGATGACGTACGTAAACATGAGCGTGAAGCGGGAGGCTGTGCTTCGAGAAAAGGCACGGGAACGCAGCGACGGCCGCAATACCAGCCAAGTTACCAATCACGGCACTGGTTGTGTTGTAGAAAGTATAGGTGAAATGCGGACCCTCAGGGTAGCACTCCTTCGACGCCACGTTGAAGCTGTCCAGCGCGCgggggcagctgcaggtacAGGAAGGCGTAGCTGAAGAAGTAGATGCTCACCTTTGCGAATGAGGAACGGCAGAGCCCACAAGGCGTAAGTCCcacacgccaccaccaccgcaatGCAGGCGTACAGTAGCTGTCAGCGCGTGCCCAAGATGGTAACGCGCGCCATGATGATCACCGAACATGTTATCCGTGAGCTGCACACAAGGATGCGTCAGTTGCGCAGGCAGACGTCCTCGTTGATCTCCAtgatgccgccgcagcagttcAAAATGTTCAGCTCGGGGACATCATCCTAGGTCATTTCCTTGCTATCATGCAGCGTGTCAAGCGCTAAGCTGTCGTTCAGCTCCCCCTCAGTGTTGTAACAGACAGCCGTCTCCTCTGACGTGGGCTTCTTGAGGTCGGAGTTCCTCGTGCCCTCCTCTTGCTTGCTGTTGCACGTGACCCGGGACGACGACGCAAGCTAGTGCTCCCGCAGCGCGTGGTTCAGATCCCTCTTCGCTATCAGAGCATCCgtcagctgctcctcgttgTTCGTTCCCTCACCATACCAGTTCAACACAAAGAAGACAGTGCTGAGGAGCTGAGCGACACCGGCAACGAACAGGTCAACCTGTGGCAGCTTCGTGTCCGATAGCGGCCCCTGAATAACGGCGGCGACAATAGTTGCCGACAGAATGAACCACCAGATCCAGATaacgagggagggagccGGCCCAGGGTGACGGCACATGTAGCGCCTGTAGTGGCCCTCGGAGAGACTGTCCACACTAGCGATGCAGAAGCTCGTGAGAAAGACGAAGCCGGCCGTAATGTTAGCGCTTGACTCCTCCTTCGGCAGAGAGCCATACCCTACAATAAGAGCGGCGCCAACGACGCAGACCACCGTACAGTACCGGCGCTTCGTTTAGCCGAATACAACCACCGAGTCCGATGCCATGGCAACAAAGGCCTTGGTGGAAAAGCCCATCTTGGCAATGCTGGCCAGGCGCTGGTAGCGCACACCCGACACGCCAAAGCGGGAAGTGAACATAGTGAAGCTCGCGTAGTTCATCAGGTTGTACCCGAGACCCTTATTCAGGAAGTATACGAGGCCCAGTGACAAGGTGCAGCGAGGCCCGTAGCCCTCACAGCTCCTGCCAAAGATTGGGATGCGCTCCAGGCACGGTACCTTTGCGAACAGCACATGTGCATCGGGGTGGGTGTAGTGGCCCTCCTCTCCAACAGCCGCATTTGCGTTGTAGACAGCCTGATTCACATGTTCGATGTCACCGATCGCGGAGAGGTTTACGCAAAGGCGAGTGTTAAACTCACTGTCCTTCTCGTGGTCTTCTCGGCAGTTGGCTGCTATGCGGCTGCAAGCTTGGCGTTGCTCTTTCTTTTggggtgttgttgttgttggtttGTGttcacttctctcctctctgcctgcaTCTTGTTGAGCtcaggaaaaagagaggaagtgggGAGAGTGACGTATACGCGAATTGGCGTGGGGGGGGTGTATAATGCGAGGGAAGGCacggaggaaaaaaaaaagagtgacACCACCAGAGGCTGCCGGTAAAGGACAAGAAAACAcacgagaagggggagagaaaaacgctATATTTTGAGAGGGTTGGGTCGGTCCAAAATTCACcgtgaaggaaaagaaaggaagcgaaggagcgggtaggggaaggggaggaaaagtgcggtagagagagagagatttGTGGGCTTGCACGAGACAGTCAACCTagtgaaaggaaaagaaaggaaggatgagaggcagagaggcaagagagaaaagatgGCGTGAGGAGACAGCGGTGATGGATTGGAGAAGTGGAAGACTTGGGCGCCCCGGGTAGGACTGGAGAGGGGGTGACCTAAGTGCAGAGAACCTCCCTCCTCAGAGTCGCCGTTACCCActcacccctcaccccttctctccccccccccccccgtgtCCGCGCAAAGCGGATcgcagaggggggaaaatGCCCATATACGTGAAAAAGGCAGAAGGTTTGGTGCAGAAGTACaagcgccacacacacaggggggagggagggggttaAGCTAGCAGCGCCGCGTATCGTGTCATATcgcacctgctgctcttttGCTGTCCGGTCTGGGAAAGCGCGGCAGTGAGGGATatggggaggagagatggggaggggagctACTTGCCGTACTTACTGTGTTCGCTTTGCTCTTGCGCAAGAAAGCAACGATGATGATggcccgtgtgtgtgtgtaggcgtgtCGGTGTCGTAGTGGCCATCGAAGTACAGCCAAgacccccttcctctcccaacacagagagagcgaagtcAACAATAACAAACAAATCTCCAGAATGCGAGCACAGGACAGACCTGACAAATAAGGCGCACTCGTGCCCTGCAGGTGCTAGGCCGGGTACTGCTCCGCAAACTCCATCACAGAGGAAACAAAGGTGGCGTACTCCACAGAGGTGTCATCCGCCGTACCATGCAGCGAGCCCAGCAGTGACTCCCGCTGAGTGGGCAGgttgcggcagtggcggtggtactGACTCCAGGCAACCACACGGCGGCACAACTCTCGGGTGGCGCGGATCCGAGTCACACCATGTCTCTCCAGCACGCAgttcaccgcctccgcgcaCATGCCGTACGTAACTCGACTCTCCTCCCACACCGTCGAGTTGAGGGGCAAACTATAGGCAGTGTCGTGGGTCGACGTCGGCTTGCTGCGGCGTTGCACTTGGCCCCGTCGCCTATGCCGAGATCGGATGTTCGACTCCtccacgaggaggaggaacatGAGAAGCAAGTCCCGGGCATGCGGCCGCACTGCCTCGCACATATCCATCACTAGACCAAGTCGCGCTCGCTCTGCCTCCACTGCAAGTCGCTGctctcgcagctgctcttgcgTCGCCACGTAGTCCGCCGCCGGTGCGATGAGCCGGGCGGAACGCATGCTCTCTTGCGCACCGGCGTACCTGTGTGACACGGTAGCACACCTACTGCTCTCTGAAGAGCGCGTCTGTCGCGCGAGTAGCGTGTGCAGAAttctcctccgctctcgTTGCACTGTGAGTGGGCTGCGGTCCTCACACCTAGTGGCAGAGTTGAGCGACGACGGAATGGGTTGGGCAAACTCACCAGAATCGCTGAAATGACATGATTTGCCAAAGGATAGTCCGGAGCCCCAACCGCCCAGCGCCCCGGCTCCTTCGCTGGGCACATTGGAGGTCCACGCTGGAGGATGAAAGGCGCGGCCAGGTCCCGGCATCTCCTCAACCGATTCGACCAGGTGCCGCACGTCGTGCGGATCCGGAAATGCGGTTTGAGGAAGATCCTCGGTAAAGCGAGCATCAGGATATGCCTCGCGTGATGGCGGGTGAGTGTACGTCTGCGGCAACCATTCACGAGCGACAGTCTGAACTGCGTCACGTTCGAGACGTCTGGGATGTGGCAACCATGGCGCCGCTACCGGCAGCCGGGCCCATCTCTCCTCCACGCCATCTGCACCGGCTTGCAGTTGCTCCACAGCCTGCGAGGCCGAAAACAGCACTCTGCTCTTCTTTGGAAAATCTGCTCCTGGCGCAGTAGCGCCATTCGCGCTGAACGTGGGGAAGGAGTGACACCGCGGTACTTCGTGATGAGGGCGGACCTCAGGCGGTCCACTTGTGTCACAGCCCACACGGATCGGCTCGACAGAGTACCCGCACAGGACGAGAGACTCATCTTGCCAGCTGGCCTCCATAGCCTCAGTTTCCACGCTGAAGTCGATTAAGTCTGGCACCGCgttcacctctttctctctccatgtCTTGGCCGGTGTcaaagaaggcgagggaTCGAGGCCGTGGTGACGCAGCTCCGGATGCTGCTGGTAGGCCACTGTAGCTGCATTACCACCAATAAACTGTGCGTCCGTCAGTGAGACCAGTGGGCTTCCAGAGCGAGTGGCTCGCCAGGTGCGGCCGTGGTGCAAGTCCGGGTCCGGCGTGGGTGAACGGTTCGAGGTGTCGCGACTACCACTACCGCCTTCCCCTCCACCTTTCCGCAGCAGTACCCCATCTGCTGAGacggaagaagagagggggaggtcGGATCTGTCGTATGTCTCAGTGTACGCGCTGGTGTAGAGACCAGCTGTCACGgtaccctcctcctcgccctcgtcGCCCTCCATCATTATGTCGTCGACAATAATGGTCCGCGTTGGGGTCGGCATGTGACCCGTGCACTGGAGAAtcagcggcgcgccgcgcGGCGGACGGTCTCGCACCACACGAGTCAGTGGGCCCATCAGCTCTGTGGTATTGAGGGTCGGGTGCATCACGCGAATGAGAGTGCCGTTTTCACGTGTCGGTGGCGCCATAGATGTCTTCGCTGGCATGGCAAGAgggcgtggtggcggcgagtTGGCGGCAGCTCTGTCGTCCTcgggtgagagagagacgcgagCGTCACAGCTGCCCGCAGCCACGCGCGGGGGTGTTGTCGGCGTAGCTGTAGGTgtcccctttcctcctccacatctTTTAGGGTTACTGCTTTTCAGCATATCTGTGAGTGGCAGCACGTGCACTGCGTCGATACTGGCCAGGGTAGACGCCTGAGAGGACGAGGCGTAGGTCATTCGCCGGCGCCCACGTGGAACTTGATCGGCCCTGCAGGAAGCGGTAGCGTTCAGCTCTGGCGCGGGTGGAGACGGCGGCACTACCGCACTACCACGCACCGTGGCCAAAGAAGGTCTTCCACGATAGGGTAGTGCGTTGGGCTGCCGCTCGAAGCGCCTCTCGGACGTGCGAGGAGGGGAGTGTGATAGCTTTTGGTGCCAACAGGACACGTCCTGCGACAGTTGCGGCTGCTTGAGGTGAACTGCAGCTGATTCCTTGGAGAACGGTGTGGGTAGGGATCGCAGCGGGTCCAGCCGGCTCTTCTTGcgccctccctcactcttcAGGGGTGAGTTGCACCCTATCATCCTTGTTGAATGAAGAACAACGCCCAGTTCTAGCACTGGGGTCGGAAATGATTCGTCTCTATCCCTTGTCATAGTGGAGTCGTACTCGACGTCGCAGGAGCCTTCTGCGTCTCCTTCCACCATGACGTCTGCCATCGCCTGTGGACCGTTTCCATTTCTACAGAGGTGCGGAAGCAGTTTTCGACTGCACACATTGTCTTCTTCATCGACCCCATCGCCACTCAGCGATGGAGATGGCAGTGCTGCCTGGTCATCACGCCCTGCTTCCCGCTCTGCATAGTCACTGAAGTACGAGACATCCGCGAGCCTTCTCACCTCCCCCACATCA comes from Leishmania panamensis strain MHOM/PA/94/PSC-1 chromosome 6 sequence and encodes:
- a CDS encoding ribonuclease H1, putative (TriTrypDB/GeneDB-style sysID: LpmP.06.0270), whose translation is MTSPSGTFVVVYVDGACSHNGTSQARAGYGGYYGSLSDPRNFSCAVPLTESQTNNRGELRAVIHAIVQAFIDAGAPADALEATHRVDPSAWPLSDFSRPLLHLIIYTDSRYVIDGLTRHAKAWVQNGFLLSTKGPVQNQDLWKQLIRLRDRYNTLYARQQYDQQRTQRWHGGHCGEADLVEPLRHTCHNTHNNKSEGIELIHVRGHAKVHGNEMADSLAVSGSRRHTL
- a CDS encoding MYND finger domain-like protein (TriTrypDB/GeneDB-style sysID: LpmP.06.0280), which produces MVLHIYHVTVGEKEFQFSTNIDKRTQETYRRDVNKAIEEVSSTILEQLTGGDALCCTCKAAPATRLIHHTMLFAETFPPRVEDLPQQVCNSANCEAVAKASYLMDMEDATMAQEMVSPNGCFHCHKGVRSAASTAAAAATTTAVPLQRCSRCKVAKYCSVECQKADWKVHKGVCTPAQVK
- a CDS encoding hypothetical protein (TriTrypDB/GeneDB-style sysID: LpmP.06.0300); translated protein: MLASRYMHAAAYHASANEADEDELYVSTISADRCSSDDEGAPDLKVEGSPIQQDGSPDVGEVRRLADVSYFSDYAEREAGRDDQAALPSPSLSGDGVDEEDNVCSRKLLPHLCRNGNGPQAMADVMVEGDAEGSCDVEYDSTMTRDRDESFPTPVLELGVVLHSTRMIGCNSPLKSEGGRKKSRLDPLRSLPTPFSKESAAVHLKQPQLSQDVSCWHQKLSHSPPRTSERRFERQPNALPYRGRPSLATVRGSAVVPPSPPAPELNATASCRADQVPRGRRRMTYASSSQASTLASIDAVHVLPLTDMLKSSNPKRCGGGKGTPTATPTTPPRVAAGSCDARVSLSPEDDRAAANSPPPRPLAMPAKTSMAPPTRENGTLIRVMHPTLNTTELMGPLTRVVRDRPPRGAPLILQCTGHMPTPTRTIIVDDIMMEGDEGEEEGTVTAGLYTSAYTETYDRSDLPLSSSVSADGVLLRKGGGEGGSGSRDTSNRSPTPDPDLHHGRTWRATRSGSPLVSLTDAQFIGGNAATVAYQQHPELRHHGLDPSPSLTPAKTWREKEVNAVPDLIDFSVETEAMEASWQDESLVLCGYSVEPIRVGCDTSGPPEVRPHHEVPRCHSFPTFSANGATAPGADFPKKSRVLFSASQAVEQLQAGADGVEERWARLPVAAPWLPHPRRLERDAVQTVAREWLPQTYTHPPSREAYPDARFTEDLPQTAFPDPHDVRHLVESVEEMPGPGRAFHPPAWTSNVPSEGAGALGGWGSGLSFGKSCHFSDSGEFAQPIPSSLNSATRCEDRSPLTVQRERRRILHTLLARQTRSSESSRCATVSHRYAGAQESMRSARLIAPAADYVATQEQLREQRLAVEAERARLGLVMDMCEAVRPHARDLLLMFLLLVEESNIRSRHRRRGQVQRRSKPTSTHDTAYSLPLNSTVWEESRVTYGMCAEAVNCVLERHGVTRIRATRELCRRVVAWSQYHRHCRNLPTQRESLLGSLHGTADDTSVEYATFVSSVMEFAEQYPA